One stretch of Pedobacter riviphilus DNA includes these proteins:
- a CDS encoding plasmid pRiA4b ORF-3 family protein encodes MAIYKFRITFEDFDDVVREIDIKSNQTFEDLHKAIHRSTGYNAEKSSSFYVSTDNWLKGDEIAYLPNERKKDRVVLMENSKLSGFIEDPHQKFYYIYNFDRPYDFHVELVKIILDADPNIEYPFLAKSTGEAPKIMEQNSPQSVDPRGAAATASEFDFLNEMNFVPEDTDELEAMGEMGINEEERDGDEESEEDEFGDEFSDSDNFEDDGHKDDY; translated from the coding sequence ATGGCTATTTATAAATTTAGAATTACTTTCGAAGATTTTGATGATGTTGTGAGAGAGATCGACATTAAATCAAACCAAACATTTGAAGACCTGCATAAGGCTATTCACAGATCTACAGGTTATAATGCCGAAAAATCTTCCTCTTTTTATGTAAGCACCGACAATTGGTTAAAGGGAGATGAAATTGCCTATTTGCCAAACGAACGTAAAAAAGACCGTGTAGTTTTAATGGAGAATTCTAAATTGAGCGGTTTTATTGAAGATCCGCATCAAAAGTTTTACTATATCTATAATTTCGATCGCCCTTACGATTTCCATGTAGAGTTGGTAAAAATAATTTTAGATGCCGATCCGAATATCGAGTACCCGTTTTTAGCCAAAAGCACTGGCGAGGCACCCAAAATAATGGAGCAGAACAGTCCGCAATCCGTTGATCCAAGAGGTGCAGCTGCTACTGCCAGCGAATTTGATTTCTTAAATGAAATGAACTTTGTACCTGAAGACACTGACGAATTAGAAGCCATGGGCGAAATGGGCATCAACGAGGAAGAAAGAGACGGAGATGAAGAAAGTGAAGAAGACGAATTCGGAGATGAATTTTCTGATAGCGATAACTTCGAAGATGATGGCCATAAAGATGACTATTAA
- a CDS encoding CCA tRNA nucleotidyltransferase translates to MQFNLNEGNNESPSGDLGVHLQNPIFKTLSLIADKNKTEAYVIGGFVRDLFLDRPSKDIDVVVVGSGIAYAEAVGRKLNTKVAVFKNFGTANIKFQDLEVEFVGARKESYRSDSRKPIVEDGSLEDDQLRRDFTINALAINLNADHYGELLDPFDGIKDLENKLIRTPLDPEITFSDDPLRMMRAIRFASQLNFNIDPVALNAIKTQKQRIGIVSKERITDEMNKIILSKKPSIGFKHLFDTGLLHIIFPQMAQLYGVEIIKGKGHKDNFYHTLEVLDNICADTDDLWLRWAAILHDIAKPATKRFEEGHGWTFHGHEDRGARMVPKIFAQLKLPLNEKMKYVQKLVQLHLRPIVLAQETVTDSAVRRLLFDAGEEIESLMLLCNADVTTKNEYKKTKYRNNFELVKQKLKDVEERDKIRNWQPPISGNDIMETFGLEAGREVGIIKNAIREAILEGEITNDYREAFNFMLNQAKQMGLNPVNK, encoded by the coding sequence ATGCAATTTAATTTGAACGAGGGGAACAACGAGTCCCCTTCAGGGGATTTAGGAGTTCACCTGCAAAACCCAATATTTAAAACCTTATCATTAATCGCCGATAAGAATAAAACTGAAGCGTATGTAATCGGAGGATTTGTTCGTGATTTATTTTTAGATCGACCTTCAAAAGATATTGATGTGGTTGTTGTAGGTAGTGGAATAGCATATGCTGAAGCTGTTGGCAGAAAACTGAACACTAAAGTTGCTGTTTTTAAAAATTTTGGTACAGCAAATATTAAATTTCAGGATTTAGAAGTAGAGTTTGTGGGTGCCCGGAAAGAATCTTATCGCTCTGATTCGCGTAAACCCATTGTTGAAGATGGCAGCCTGGAAGATGACCAGCTGCGCAGAGATTTTACCATCAATGCTTTGGCGATTAATTTAAATGCTGATCATTATGGTGAACTGCTAGATCCGTTTGACGGGATTAAAGACCTGGAAAATAAGCTCATCCGCACACCACTTGATCCTGAAATTACTTTTTCTGACGATCCTTTGCGCATGATGAGGGCAATCCGCTTTGCCTCCCAGCTTAATTTCAATATCGATCCGGTTGCCCTAAATGCCATTAAAACACAAAAACAGCGCATCGGTATTGTTTCAAAAGAACGGATCACAGATGAGATGAATAAAATTATTCTCTCTAAAAAACCTTCAATAGGTTTTAAACATCTTTTTGATACCGGATTATTACATATTATTTTTCCTCAAATGGCGCAGCTCTATGGCGTAGAGATTATTAAAGGAAAAGGCCATAAAGACAATTTCTACCATACTTTAGAAGTATTGGATAATATTTGTGCAGATACGGATGATTTATGGTTGCGCTGGGCTGCTATTTTACACGATATTGCCAAACCTGCTACCAAACGTTTTGAAGAAGGCCACGGCTGGACATTCCACGGCCATGAAGACAGAGGCGCCAGAATGGTTCCAAAAATATTTGCACAGCTAAAACTTCCTTTAAACGAAAAGATGAAGTATGTGCAAAAATTGGTGCAGCTTCATTTACGTCCGATTGTGCTGGCACAGGAAACCGTTACAGATTCTGCTGTAAGGCGATTACTTTTTGATGCCGGAGAGGAAATTGAAAGCCTGATGTTGCTCTGCAATGCCGATGTAACAACGAAAAACGAATACAAAAAAACAAAATATAGAAACAACTTTGAGCTGGTTAAACAAAAGCTTAAGGATGTGGAAGAACGCGATAAAATTAGAAACTGGCAACCTCCTATTTCAGGAAATGATATTATGGAAACTTTTGGTCTTGAAGCGGGAAGAGAAGTTGGCATAATTAAAAATGCCATCCGTGAGGCCATACTGGAAGGTGAGATTACGAACGACTATCGGGAAGCATTTAATTTTATGCTCAATCAGGCAAAACAAATGGGATTAAATCCTGTTAATAAATAA
- a CDS encoding sulfatase family protein, translating into MKKILVLLFLCFHAIAFGQHKQPNIIFILSDDHAYQAISAYGNKLIKTPNIDRLAKSGTLFNNAIVSNAICGPSRAAFITGQYSHKNGYKVNDGVLDTNQRFLPQILSENGYQTAWIGKWHLGSLPKGFDYWNVMPVQGHYFNPDFINQKNDTLLYHGYVTEVITELTKDYLNKRNPDKPFFLVVGEKATHREWLPDLQDLGAYDSIKFPLPTTFYDDYKGRIAASKQLMSVGDAMTIKTDLKINQPFGEKVNVSGRAAKPAIKGKEIEESMIRYYQQGEYSRMDSLQSKAYRTYYGQLSKAFQELHLTGNALKEWKFQRYMKDYYATAKSLDRNIGEILDYLDRNGLSENTIVVYASDQGFYLGEHGWFDKRFIYEESLRTPFIIRVPKLSAMKDKKLNQIISNVDWAPTILDFAGVAKPGFMQGKSFLPILENPEIKNWSKEGAYYHYYEYPGPHYVSPHFGIRTDRYVLARFYTGTEAWELYDLKKDPKELKNIIEDKNYSAIKNDLKKKLKALIIAYDDKEALKVFNQNL; encoded by the coding sequence ATGAAGAAAATTTTAGTCCTATTGTTCCTCTGCTTCCATGCAATTGCCTTTGGGCAGCATAAGCAGCCTAACATCATATTTATACTTTCTGATGATCATGCTTATCAAGCGATAAGTGCCTACGGAAATAAATTAATTAAGACACCAAATATTGATAGACTTGCAAAGTCTGGCACTTTGTTTAACAATGCAATTGTATCAAATGCCATTTGTGGACCAAGCCGTGCGGCATTTATTACCGGGCAGTACAGTCATAAAAATGGCTATAAGGTTAATGATGGTGTGTTAGATACCAACCAGCGGTTTTTACCACAGATATTGAGCGAAAATGGCTATCAAACTGCCTGGATTGGGAAATGGCATTTAGGAAGTCTTCCAAAGGGTTTTGATTATTGGAATGTAATGCCGGTTCAGGGACATTATTTTAATCCTGATTTTATAAACCAAAAAAATGATACTTTATTGTACCATGGTTATGTAACAGAGGTTATAACCGAATTGACAAAAGATTATTTAAACAAAAGAAACCCTGATAAGCCTTTTTTCCTGGTGGTAGGGGAAAAGGCCACGCACAGAGAGTGGTTACCCGATTTACAAGACCTTGGCGCTTACGATTCGATTAAGTTTCCTTTACCCACAACATTTTATGATGATTATAAAGGAAGAATAGCTGCATCTAAACAATTAATGAGTGTTGGTGATGCAATGACAATTAAGACAGATTTAAAAATCAATCAACCTTTTGGAGAAAAAGTGAATGTAAGTGGCAGGGCGGCAAAACCTGCAATAAAAGGAAAAGAGATTGAAGAGTCAATGATACGTTACTATCAACAAGGAGAGTATTCACGTATGGATAGTCTGCAAAGTAAAGCGTACCGTACATATTATGGCCAACTTTCGAAAGCGTTTCAAGAACTTCATTTAACGGGTAATGCACTAAAGGAGTGGAAGTTTCAACGATATATGAAGGATTACTATGCTACGGCAAAATCACTGGATAGAAATATTGGAGAAATACTAGATTATTTGGACCGTAATGGCTTGAGCGAAAATACTATTGTTGTTTACGCTTCAGATCAAGGATTTTACCTGGGCGAACACGGTTGGTTTGATAAACGTTTTATCTACGAGGAATCACTTCGTACACCATTCATAATCAGAGTGCCCAAGCTTTCGGCGATGAAAGATAAAAAATTAAATCAAATCATTTCAAATGTTGATTGGGCTCCAACAATCCTTGATTTTGCTGGTGTGGCAAAACCAGGTTTTATGCAAGGTAAATCTTTCTTGCCCATATTAGAAAATCCAGAAATAAAGAACTGGTCTAAAGAAGGTGCTTATTATCACTATTATGAATACCCGGGACCGCATTATGTTTCTCCACATTTTGGTATTCGGACTGATAGGTATGTTCTGGCCCGTTTTTATACAGGCACAGAAGCTTGGGAATTGTATGATTTGAAAAAAGATCCTAAGGAATTGAAAAACATAATTGAGGACAAAAACTATAGCGCCATTAAAAATGATCTTAAAAAGAAACTTAAAGCATTAATTATTGCCTATGATGATAAAGAAGCTTTAAAAGTTTTTAATCAGAATTTATAG
- a CDS encoding outer membrane protein transport protein: protein MKKILLSVLLSAPLWVLGQGFQVNLQGQKQIGMAGAGSALALDEASVFYNPGAVTFLEKNSVSAGVNPLLFKSAFKQSGSNITENVKNKIAPPFEFYAVWGRNQINGSSVWGYILHLVVW, encoded by the coding sequence ATGAAAAAAATTTTATTGAGCGTATTACTTTCTGCCCCACTTTGGGTTTTGGGGCAGGGTTTCCAGGTTAATTTACAAGGACAGAAACAAATTGGTATGGCCGGTGCAGGTTCTGCATTGGCTTTAGATGAGGCTTCTGTATTTTACAATCCTGGTGCAGTAACTTTCTTAGAGAAAAACTCAGTTTCAGCAGGAGTAAACCCATTATTATTTAAATCAGCTTTCAAACAAAGCGGTTCTAACATCACAGAAAATGTAAAGAACAAAATTGCCCCACCTTTCGAGTTTTATGCTGTTTGGGGCCGAAATCAAATAAATGGAAGCTCGGTCTGGGGGTATATACTCCATTTGGTGGTTTGGTAG
- a CDS encoding SGNH/GDSL hydrolase family protein: protein MKRYILNSFVAAIILFAAACKPEIETPAGTTAGQANFSKYIAVGNSLTSGFADGGLYLEGQKVAYPNLIAAKMATVGGSTFTSPFFTDEHSNGSGYLALSALVNGTPTLTQVTDKLAYRDAAKHLDKYSGEIQNLGIPGMRVDLSFDPTLTFSAANPYFERLLTDAQVGKTNYFQFIQGRNHTFFSLWLGNNDVLGYATNGAVTVTGDPTTVLTDKVTFSSLYANLLNALTAGGQKGIVATIPDVTAIPYFNTVKPSLLLAAAKAANPAAQAVFIQTGTGAVRAATDEDLIRLPFQSAGLFGQGAIPYGLHPLNPIENKWVLDKDEVIKVKDYVNSYNSSIKSLATSKGLAIADTYSYFNQVKTGLNIQGIGINAAFISGGAFSLDGIHLTPRGNAVIANVFIDAINAKYDSTIPSVDITQYRGVKFPDK from the coding sequence ATGAAAAGATATATATTGAATAGTTTCGTTGCTGCTATCATCCTTTTTGCGGCAGCTTGTAAACCCGAAATAGAAACCCCAGCTGGTACTACTGCCGGCCAGGCTAATTTTAGCAAGTACATTGCTGTAGGAAACTCATTAACTTCAGGCTTTGCTGATGGCGGTCTGTATTTAGAAGGACAAAAGGTAGCTTATCCAAATTTAATTGCTGCTAAAATGGCTACAGTGGGTGGTAGCACATTTACTTCTCCATTTTTTACTGATGAACATTCAAATGGTTCAGGTTATCTTGCCTTATCCGCACTGGTTAATGGTACGCCAACGTTAACACAGGTAACTGATAAATTAGCATATAGAGATGCAGCCAAACATCTAGATAAATATAGCGGTGAAATCCAAAATTTAGGTATCCCAGGTATGCGTGTCGATTTATCTTTTGATCCTACGCTTACTTTTAGCGCTGCTAACCCATATTTTGAACGTTTATTAACTGATGCACAAGTGGGTAAAACCAATTATTTTCAGTTTATACAAGGTAGAAACCATACTTTTTTCTCACTTTGGTTAGGAAATAATGATGTATTGGGTTATGCAACTAATGGTGCAGTTACCGTTACCGGCGACCCAACCACTGTGTTAACGGATAAAGTAACATTTTCATCATTGTATGCTAATTTGTTAAATGCTTTAACCGCTGGCGGTCAAAAAGGCATTGTAGCAACCATTCCAGATGTAACAGCTATTCCGTATTTTAATACCGTTAAGCCATCTTTGCTGCTTGCTGCAGCGAAGGCAGCTAATCCAGCTGCTCAGGCAGTATTCATTCAAACTGGTACAGGAGCGGTAAGAGCAGCAACTGATGAAGATTTAATCCGTTTGCCTTTCCAATCAGCTGGTTTGTTCGGTCAAGGTGCCATTCCTTATGGTTTACACCCCTTAAATCCAATCGAAAATAAATGGGTATTGGATAAGGATGAAGTAATTAAAGTAAAAGACTATGTAAATAGCTACAACAGCAGCATTAAATCTTTAGCTACCAGTAAAGGCTTGGCGATTGCAGATACCTATAGTTATTTTAACCAGGTTAAAACAGGTTTGAATATTCAGGGGATAGGTATCAATGCTGCATTTATTAGCGGCGGTGCCTTTTCTTTAGACGGAATTCACTTAACCCCACGCGGAAATGCGGTAATTGCCAATGTATTTATCGATGCAATTAATGCTAAGTATGATTCTACCATACCTTCTGTTGATATTACACAATATAGAGGAGTAAAGTTTCCAGATAAATAA
- the miaA gene encoding tRNA (adenosine(37)-N6)-dimethylallyltransferase MiaA: MPHPKTLISIVGPTAIGKTAMAIQLAQYFGTEIISADSRQFFKEMEIGTAKPDATELAAAKHHFINSHAVSQLFSTGDFEVEGLKILEEIFQNHDLAIMVGGSGLYVNALINGLDEMPDIDLAIRERLNKQFEEEGLSSIQKQLATLDPEYFAKVDQQNPQRMIRGLEVFLSTGRKLSSMLSATKKERPFNIIKIGLNTDRAVLYDRINRRVDQMIADGLVDEVKSLIPFKKYNALNTVGYSELFDYLDGKLSLVDAVASIKQNTRRFAKRQLTWFRRDDELTWFEPYQSAEIINFIEDKITDK, encoded by the coding sequence ATGCCTCACCCAAAAACCTTAATATCTATTGTTGGCCCTACTGCAATAGGAAAAACAGCCATGGCTATTCAACTGGCTCAATATTTTGGTACAGAAATTATTTCTGCAGATTCACGTCAGTTTTTTAAGGAAATGGAAATTGGAACGGCTAAACCAGATGCTACTGAATTAGCGGCGGCTAAACATCACTTTATTAACTCTCACGCTGTTTCACAATTGTTTAGCACTGGCGATTTTGAAGTAGAAGGTTTAAAAATACTTGAAGAAATTTTCCAAAACCACGATCTCGCTATTATGGTGGGGGGCTCCGGATTATATGTAAACGCTTTGATAAATGGCTTGGATGAAATGCCAGATATTGATTTAGCGATACGTGAAAGGCTGAATAAACAATTTGAAGAAGAAGGATTATCCAGTATCCAAAAACAGCTGGCCACATTGGATCCAGAATATTTTGCAAAGGTAGATCAACAAAACCCACAAAGAATGATCAGGGGTTTGGAGGTATTCTTATCAACAGGTCGAAAACTTTCTTCAATGCTTTCGGCTACAAAAAAGGAAAGACCGTTTAATATTATCAAAATCGGGTTAAATACTGATAGAGCCGTTCTTTATGACCGAATTAACAGAAGAGTTGATCAAATGATTGCCGATGGTTTAGTTGATGAAGTAAAATCGCTAATCCCATTTAAAAAATACAATGCTTTAAACACAGTAGGTTATAGTGAGCTTTTCGATTACCTGGACGGAAAATTATCTCTTGTTGATGCTGTTGCTTCAATTAAACAAAATACCCGCCGTTTTGCTAAGCGCCAATTAACCTGGTTTAGAAGAGATGATGAATTAACCTGGTTCGAACCCTATCAAAGTGCAGAAATTATAAACTTTATAGAAGACAAAATAACGGATAAATAA
- a CDS encoding OmpP1/FadL family transporter: MGPKSNKWKLGLGVYTPFGGLVDWGDNWSGKYTLTSLNLKAIYFQPTLSIKITDRIGIGAGFVYNHGDVNLQRALPVNYPDGRSGHVTLDGTGKGYGWNAGLYIKTLSNISFALVHKSKVITKLDGGTADFTVPQSLTGSFPPGNTFNAELPLPATTSLGVGIPLSKSTVLAFDASWVQWHIYQDLSFDYATNTPALADTKSARNYRDGSSFKLGINHQASEKLALRAGVGYAFSPVQDGYVTPEAPDADRYILSAGLGYTPTRHFEVNASFFFEDVKSRKQKNIETGLDGTFKTLVYAPGISLTYKW, encoded by the coding sequence TTGGGGCCGAAATCAAATAAATGGAAGCTCGGTCTGGGGGTATATACTCCATTTGGTGGTTTGGTAGATTGGGGCGATAACTGGTCTGGTAAGTATACTTTAACCTCATTAAATTTAAAAGCAATCTATTTTCAGCCCACTTTAAGTATTAAAATTACCGATCGTATTGGTATCGGTGCTGGTTTTGTGTACAACCATGGGGATGTAAACCTTCAAAGGGCATTACCAGTAAATTATCCTGACGGGCGCTCTGGCCATGTTACCTTAGATGGTACGGGTAAAGGTTACGGATGGAATGCTGGTTTATATATTAAAACATTAAGCAATATCTCTTTTGCCCTGGTGCATAAATCGAAAGTAATTACGAAACTGGATGGGGGTACGGCAGACTTTACAGTTCCACAATCATTAACAGGATCTTTTCCTCCTGGAAATACATTCAATGCCGAATTGCCTTTGCCTGCAACAACTAGTTTAGGTGTTGGTATTCCGTTATCAAAAAGTACCGTTTTAGCATTTGATGCGAGTTGGGTACAATGGCATATTTACCAGGATTTATCATTTGATTATGCGACCAATACGCCAGCCTTGGCTGATACTAAATCTGCCCGCAACTATCGTGATGGTTCATCATTTAAATTGGGTATCAATCATCAGGCATCAGAAAAATTAGCTTTAAGAGCTGGTGTAGGTTATGCTTTCTCGCCGGTTCAGGATGGCTATGTAACACCAGAGGCACCAGATGCTGACCGTTATATTTTAAGCGCCGGTTTAGGTTATACGCCTACCCGCCATTTCGAAGTAAATGCATCGTTCTTTTTTGAGGATGTTAAATCGCGTAAACAAAAGAATATTGAAACAGGCCTGGATGGTACCTTTAAAACGCTGGTTTATGCACCTGGTATTTCATTAACTTATAAATGGTAG
- a CDS encoding DUF3467 domain-containing protein: protein MEEQQNDNQLNIELSEEIAEGIFSNLAIITHSNTEFVLDFIRVMPGIPKAKVKSRIILTPEHAKRLLSALEDNIQKFEAVNGRIKTQEEPPFPMGFGGPTAQA, encoded by the coding sequence ATGGAAGAACAACAAAACGATAATCAATTAAATATAGAGTTATCTGAAGAAATTGCTGAAGGAATTTTTTCTAACCTGGCTATTATTACCCATTCAAATACCGAATTTGTATTGGATTTTATCCGTGTAATGCCGGGTATACCAAAGGCAAAAGTTAAATCGAGGATTATTTTAACTCCTGAGCATGCAAAGCGGTTATTATCAGCATTAGAAGATAATATCCAAAAATTCGAAGCCGTAAACGGACGTATTAAAACTCAAGAAGAACCACCTTTTCCTATGGGCTTCGGCGGACCAACTGCCCAGGCGTAA